The Lycium ferocissimum isolate CSIRO_LF1 chromosome 1, AGI_CSIRO_Lferr_CH_V1, whole genome shotgun sequence genome includes a region encoding these proteins:
- the LOC132052358 gene encoding uncharacterized protein LOC132052358 — protein MDIHNIAKIVLILVFLVLHPSGSRSQWVTNQPTRPLCPSQFALVNHACSLLPFVGVPPPSPPSPPPPSPPPPSPPSPPERRHRHRHGHHHVHKETPVEEDCCRWMKQVDSECVCDLLVRLPLFLSRPVHQYTVMIDPSCNITFQCGSRIKFENQMLPPFP, from the coding sequence ATGGACATACATAACATTGCGAAGATAGTATTGATTCTGGTATTCCTAGTGCTTCACCCGAGTGGATCAAGAAGCCAATGGGTGACTAACCAACCTACTCGTCCTCTTTGTCCCTCTCAATTTGCATTAGTGAATCATGCCTGCTCGTTGCTCCCATTTGTTGGGGTGCCTCCACCATCTCCACCATCCCCTCCTCCGCCATCACCCCCACCTCCTTCTCCTCCAAGTCCTCCAGAAAGAAGACACAGACATAGGCACGGACATCACCACGTGCATAAGGAAACTCCTGTAGAAGAGGACTGTTGCAGGTGGATGAAACAAGTCGACAGCGAATGTGTCTGTGATCTTCTGGTTCGTTTGCCTCTCTTCCTGTCTAGGCCTGTCCACCAGTATACAGTCATGATTGATCCATCTTGCAATATTACTTTCCAGTGTGGTTCCAGGATAAAGTTTGAAAACCAAATGTTACCCCCCTTTCCATGA